In one window of Microplitis demolitor isolate Queensland-Clemson2020A chromosome 4, iyMicDemo2.1a, whole genome shotgun sequence DNA:
- the LOC103580874 gene encoding proline-rich nuclear receptor coactivator 2 B produces MTNSTPKMNNKVERQASPNTSTKKRSRATPRSTYFNNNNKYSNSTTPNHNNNNNPITTGRLSLSPCGKNSSYYSRSNDSSGYSTSSSLSSRSSGNGSPTNNYFAGSKWSDPPSAAALPQPPSHWTPIECQQLHDNLLTNHLKVVLNVQA; encoded by the coding sequence atgacgaaCTCAACTCCTAAAATGAACAACAAAGTGGAGAGACAGGCATCACCCAATACAAGCACAAAAAAACGCTCTCGTGCCACACCGCGATCTACGTATttcaataacaacaataaatattcaaactcaACAACTCCAAaccacaacaacaacaacaatccAATCACCACAGGAAGATTAAGCTTAAGCCCATGTGGTAAAAATAGTTCATACTACTCGCGTAGTAACGATAGTTCTGGTTACtcaacatcatcatcattatcatcacgATCATCAGGAAATGGTAGTCCaacgaataattattttgccgGTTCAAAATGGTCTGATCCACCATCAGCAGCGGCATTGCCACAGCCACCGAGTCACTGGACACCAATTGAATGTCAACAATTACACGATAATTTGCTAACCAATCATTTAAAAGTGGTTTTAAATGTCCAAGCttga